Proteins from a single region of Nocardiopsis dassonvillei subsp. dassonvillei DSM 43111:
- a CDS encoding amidase: MTQIHDLPAHRLLAMVRSRELSPTEITEHFLDRTERYDHLVGAYITVTPEKALEQARYAQKRVMADTPETLPPLLGLPVPVKDLDPVAGVRLTQGSPVFRDAVAPTDSGVVARLRAAGAVLPGKTNTPEFGSSCYTENAVAPPSRNPWNTDLSPGGSSGGAAAAVAAGLAPVAQGSDGGGSIRIPASACGLFGLKPTRGRISGAPLKPDLAGLSTAGPLTRGVRDAALLLDAMAFSGPGDHFTAPPLPPGETFADHVGREPGRLRIGCHATTGSARIPVHPHVLAAHEEAVRLLADLGHEVEEVPAPGDAHFGGSFMADFGVVWAAMASATPVAPAREAELSPLNQWLRERARATPVPDYIAACARLQRGVRSLVAATEPLDAVLSPVLAAPPVPLGHFTGDGPEEEFRRMTAFAPFTSVYNVSGQPSVSVPLHWSPEGLPIGVMLTGRMGGEGTLLSLSAQLERARPWAHRVPPLRAGRPDSSPV; encoded by the coding sequence ATGACCCAGATCCATGACCTTCCGGCCCACCGCCTCCTCGCGATGGTCCGCAGTCGTGAGCTGTCGCCTACTGAGATCACTGAGCACTTCCTGGACCGCACCGAGAGGTACGACCACCTCGTCGGCGCGTACATTACGGTCACCCCGGAAAAGGCGCTCGAACAAGCCCGTTACGCGCAGAAGCGGGTGATGGCCGACACGCCAGAGACCCTGCCCCCCCTCCTCGGGCTCCCCGTGCCCGTCAAGGACCTCGACCCGGTCGCCGGGGTCCGCCTCACCCAGGGCTCACCGGTCTTCCGCGACGCCGTCGCCCCGACCGACTCGGGCGTGGTCGCCCGGCTGCGCGCCGCGGGCGCGGTCCTGCCGGGAAAGACCAACACCCCCGAGTTCGGGTCGAGCTGCTACACCGAGAACGCCGTCGCCCCGCCCTCCCGCAACCCCTGGAACACCGACCTGTCCCCGGGCGGCTCCAGCGGAGGCGCCGCGGCGGCCGTCGCCGCCGGACTCGCCCCCGTGGCCCAGGGCAGCGACGGCGGCGGCTCGATCCGCATCCCCGCCAGCGCGTGCGGGCTCTTCGGCCTCAAGCCCACCCGCGGCCGGATCTCCGGCGCACCCCTCAAACCCGACCTCGCGGGCCTGTCCACCGCCGGACCCCTCACCCGAGGCGTCCGCGACGCCGCCCTCCTCCTGGACGCCATGGCCTTCTCCGGACCGGGCGACCACTTCACCGCGCCGCCCCTGCCGCCGGGCGAGACCTTCGCCGACCACGTGGGCCGCGAACCCGGACGCCTGCGCATCGGCTGCCACGCCACCACCGGCTCCGCCCGGATCCCCGTGCACCCCCACGTCCTGGCCGCCCACGAGGAGGCCGTCCGCCTCCTGGCCGACCTCGGACACGAGGTGGAGGAGGTCCCCGCCCCCGGGGACGCCCACTTCGGAGGCTCCTTCATGGCGGACTTCGGCGTGGTCTGGGCGGCGATGGCCTCGGCCACGCCGGTCGCCCCCGCCCGCGAGGCCGAGCTGAGCCCCCTCAACCAGTGGCTGCGCGAGCGGGCCCGCGCCACGCCCGTGCCCGACTACATCGCCGCCTGCGCCCGCCTCCAGCGCGGCGTCCGCTCCCTGGTCGCCGCGACCGAACCCCTCGACGCGGTGCTCTCGCCCGTGCTGGCCGCGCCCCCGGTCCCGCTGGGGCACTTCACCGGCGACGGACCCGAGGAGGAGTTCCGGCGGATGACCGCGTTCGCGCCGTTCACCTCGGTCTACAACGTCTCGGGACAGCCCTCGGTCAGCGTCCCCCTGCACTGGTCGCCCGAGGGACTGCCGATCGGCGTCATGCTCACCGGCCGCATGGGCGGCGAGGGCACCCTGCTGTCGCTGTCGGCGCAGCTCGAACGCGCGCGCCCGTGGGCCCACCGCGTCCCGCCGCTGCGCGCCGGCCGACCGGACTCGTCACCGGTGTGA
- a CDS encoding nuclease-related domain-containing protein, with protein MDRTNLSDVKSATRVNGSTPTSGGSDPERPESLFFPNQRKKKDTSGGKAVYGALRSNRSVRRWVVRGGGAAVVAVLIGLLTSDWRIGVTFGVLTLAGIMVYASRRESEIPRWRKPSAAQRKTEAQLKVMKQLGYRVLHARAVPGGNGQIDHFIVGRRGAFAIDSESWDKRLPLRNKLEKLYHGRFSKNERIDEALEEAKRAQDLISSELGREIKVRASLAIYGPGMPWDSHRLRGVDIITGTKVRKWLRSGRDRLTEKEIEEIYQAAMKALPPRY; from the coding sequence ATGGATCGAACTAACCTGTCCGACGTGAAATCGGCTACCAGAGTGAACGGCTCCACTCCAACGTCCGGGGGATCGGACCCCGAAAGGCCCGAATCCCTCTTTTTCCCCAATCAGAGAAAGAAGAAGGACACCTCGGGCGGCAAGGCGGTCTACGGTGCCCTGCGCTCCAACCGTTCCGTCCGCAGGTGGGTGGTACGCGGCGGCGGCGCCGCCGTGGTGGCCGTCCTGATCGGCCTGCTCACCTCCGACTGGCGGATCGGCGTCACCTTCGGCGTCCTCACCCTGGCCGGGATCATGGTGTACGCCTCCCGGCGCGAGTCGGAGATCCCGCGCTGGCGCAAGCCCTCGGCGGCCCAGCGCAAGACCGAGGCGCAGCTCAAGGTGATGAAGCAGCTCGGCTACCGCGTCCTGCACGCGCGCGCGGTGCCCGGCGGCAACGGCCAGATCGACCACTTCATCGTGGGCCGGCGGGGCGCGTTCGCCATCGACTCCGAGTCGTGGGACAAGCGGCTGCCGCTGCGCAACAAGCTGGAGAAGCTCTACCACGGGCGGTTCAGCAAGAACGAGCGCATCGACGAGGCCCTGGAGGAGGCCAAGCGGGCGCAGGACCTGATCAGCTCCGAACTGGGGCGCGAGATCAAGGTGCGCGCGTCGCTGGCCATCTACGGACCCGGCATGCCCTGGGACAGCCACCGGCTGCGGGGCGTGGACATCATCACCGGCACCAAGGTCCGCAAGTGGCTGCGCAGCGGCCGGGACCGCCTGACCGAGAAGGAGATCGAGGAGATCTACCAGGCCGCGATGAAGGCCCTGCCGCCCAGGTACTGA
- the ilvD gene encoding dihydroxy-acid dehydratase, producing MPALRSRTVTHGRNMAGARALMRATGVEREDFGKPIVAVANSFTEFVPGHVHLREVAEVVANAVREAGGVPREFNSIAVDDGIAMGHGGMLYSLPSRELIADSVEYMVNAHCADALVCVSNCDKITPGMLLAALRLNIPTVFVSGGPMEAGKVTVVDGTATTVRKLDLINPMIAAADESVSQAELDEMEEAACPTCGSCSGMFTANSMNCLTEAIGLALPGNGTVLATHTARRALYEDAGRLVVEAAKRYYEDDDSSVLPLSIATPEAFGNAMALDVAMGGSTNTILHLLAAATEAGVGFGLPEIDAVSRRVPCLCKVAPNTEKYHIEDVHRAGGIPSILGELARGGLLDTSLPTVHGKTVGEFIAEWDIVSDTVSPEAVELFHAAPGGKRTTKAYSQDTRWDTLDTDREKGCIRSVEHAYTKDGGLAVLFGNLAPDGAIVKTAGVEEELWTFSGPAKVFESQEDAVDGILNKRIEPGDVVVIRYEGPKGGPGMQEMLYPTSFLKGRGLGKACALITDGRFSGGTSGLSIGHASPEAAAGGDIALVEDGDVISIDIPNRGIVLEVSAEELDARRERLLKELGRFRPRDRQRPVTAALRAYAAMATSASTGAARDVSQVEK from the coding sequence ATGCCAGCCCTACGCTCACGCACCGTCACCCACGGCAGGAACATGGCCGGCGCGCGCGCCCTCATGCGCGCCACCGGTGTGGAGCGCGAGGACTTCGGCAAGCCCATCGTGGCCGTGGCCAACAGCTTCACCGAGTTCGTGCCGGGCCACGTCCACCTGCGCGAGGTGGCCGAGGTCGTCGCCAACGCCGTCCGCGAGGCGGGCGGCGTCCCCCGCGAGTTCAACTCCATCGCCGTGGACGACGGCATCGCCATGGGCCACGGCGGCATGCTCTACTCCCTGCCCAGCCGCGAGCTGATCGCCGACTCGGTCGAGTACATGGTCAACGCGCACTGCGCCGACGCCCTGGTGTGCGTGTCCAACTGCGACAAGATCACCCCGGGCATGCTGCTGGCCGCGCTGCGCCTGAACATCCCCACGGTGTTCGTCTCCGGCGGCCCCATGGAGGCGGGCAAGGTCACGGTGGTCGACGGCACCGCCACCACCGTGCGCAAGCTGGACCTGATCAACCCGATGATCGCCGCGGCCGACGAGAGCGTCTCCCAGGCCGAGCTGGACGAGATGGAGGAGGCCGCCTGCCCGACCTGCGGCTCCTGCTCGGGCATGTTCACCGCCAACTCGATGAACTGCCTCACCGAGGCGATCGGCCTGGCCCTGCCCGGCAACGGCACCGTGCTGGCCACCCACACCGCCCGCCGCGCCCTGTACGAGGACGCCGGACGCCTGGTCGTGGAGGCCGCCAAGCGCTACTACGAGGACGACGACTCCTCCGTCCTGCCGCTGTCCATCGCCACCCCCGAGGCCTTCGGCAACGCCATGGCCCTGGACGTGGCCATGGGCGGCTCCACCAACACGATCCTGCACCTGCTGGCCGCGGCCACCGAGGCGGGCGTCGGCTTCGGCCTGCCCGAGATCGACGCGGTCTCGCGCCGGGTGCCGTGCCTGTGCAAGGTCGCGCCGAACACCGAGAAGTACCACATCGAGGACGTGCACCGGGCGGGCGGCATCCCCTCCATCCTGGGCGAGCTGGCCCGCGGCGGCCTGCTGGACACCTCCCTGCCCACGGTGCACGGCAAGACGGTCGGCGAGTTCATCGCCGAGTGGGACATCGTCTCCGACACCGTCTCACCCGAGGCCGTGGAGCTGTTCCACGCCGCCCCCGGCGGCAAGCGCACCACGAAGGCCTACTCACAGGACACCCGCTGGGACACCCTGGACACCGACCGGGAGAAGGGCTGCATCCGCTCAGTCGAGCACGCCTACACCAAGGACGGCGGCCTGGCGGTGCTGTTCGGCAACCTCGCCCCGGACGGCGCGATCGTCAAGACCGCGGGCGTGGAGGAGGAGCTGTGGACCTTCTCCGGACCGGCCAAGGTGTTCGAGTCCCAGGAGGACGCCGTGGACGGCATCCTCAACAAGCGGATCGAGCCCGGTGACGTGGTGGTCATCCGTTACGAGGGCCCCAAGGGCGGTCCGGGCATGCAGGAGATGCTGTACCCGACGAGCTTCCTCAAGGGCCGCGGCCTGGGCAAGGCGTGCGCCCTCATCACCGACGGCCGCTTCTCCGGCGGCACGTCGGGGCTGTCCATCGGCCACGCCTCCCCCGAGGCCGCCGCGGGCGGTGACATCGCGCTGGTGGAGGACGGCGACGTCATCAGCATCGACATCCCCAACCGGGGCATCGTGCTGGAGGTCTCCGCGGAGGAGCTCGACGCGCGCCGCGAGCGCCTGCTCAAGGAGCTGGGCCGGTTCAGGCCGCGCGACCGACAGCGGCCGGTGACCGCGGCTCTGCGCGCCTACGCGGCCATGGCGACCTCGGCCTCGACCGGCGCCGCGCGCGACGTGTCCCAGGTCGAGAAGTAG
- a CDS encoding FmdB family zinc ribbon protein, producing the protein MPRYDFRCRECGDTFELSRPMARAGDPAACPQGHGDTVRLLSTVAVGGRASAPAPSGGGCCGGGCCS; encoded by the coding sequence ATGCCCAGATACGACTTCCGCTGCCGCGAGTGCGGCGACACCTTCGAGCTCTCCCGTCCGATGGCGCGGGCCGGTGACCCGGCGGCCTGCCCCCAGGGGCACGGCGACACGGTCCGGCTGCTGTCCACCGTGGCGGTGGGCGGACGCGCGTCCGCCCCCGCGCCCTCCGGTGGAGGGTGCTGCGGGGGCGGCTGCTGCTCCTGA
- a CDS encoding type II toxin-antitoxin system VapC family toxin produces the protein MSFLLDTNVLSELRRREPDPGFLRWWDEVEDSDLYISALVVGEIRLGVRKLHHRGDRSQAERLSDWLDRLVRAYGDRVVPVDVGVVLEWAPMNVPDRIPVVDGLMAATAKHHGWTFVTRNTKDVANRGVRLLNPFTG, from the coding sequence TTGAGCTTCCTCCTTGACACGAACGTCCTGTCCGAACTGCGTCGGCGCGAGCCGGACCCGGGGTTCCTGAGGTGGTGGGACGAGGTCGAGGACTCGGACCTGTACATCAGCGCACTCGTGGTGGGAGAGATCCGGCTGGGAGTCCGCAAACTGCACCACCGGGGCGACCGTTCCCAGGCGGAGCGGTTGTCCGACTGGCTCGACCGACTCGTCCGCGCCTACGGAGACAGGGTCGTCCCCGTGGACGTGGGAGTCGTCCTCGAATGGGCGCCGATGAACGTTCCGGATCGGATACCCGTGGTCGACGGTCTGATGGCGGCCACCGCCAAGCACCACGGGTGGACGTTCGTCACCCGTAACACCAAGGACGTCGCGAACCGTGGAGTGCGGCTCCTGAACCCCTTCACGGGATGA
- a CDS encoding type II toxin-antitoxin system Phd/YefM family antitoxin has translation MRWQVQELKQRTSEVLRAVESEGDQIITRHGREIAVLVDMEEYRRLKGESGGFKELLGSVPPLDVLDEVRAPDLGREIDWGER, from the coding sequence GTGAGATGGCAGGTACAGGAACTGAAGCAGCGCACCAGTGAGGTGCTCCGTGCGGTGGAGAGTGAGGGCGACCAGATCATCACACGCCACGGGCGTGAGATCGCGGTACTGGTGGACATGGAGGAGTACCGCAGGCTGAAGGGGGAGTCCGGAGGTTTCAAGGAGCTTCTCGGTTCCGTGCCTCCGCTGGACGTGCTCGACGAGGTCCGTGCCCCGGATCTCGGGCGCGAGATCGACTGGGGCGAACGTTGA
- a CDS encoding HNH endonuclease produces the protein MLLLNASFEPLTTLPLRRAILLVLREKAEVVHQDDAGAILHSATRSYDVPSVIRLRRYISVPYSRRVPLTRVALMRRDRHTCGYCGKKAETIDHVIPRSRGGAHVWENVVAACKPCNHRKADKFLDELGWELHVTPKVPKGPHWRLINGDLHGDPQWEPYMAHLAA, from the coding sequence GTGCTGCTGCTCAACGCCAGCTTCGAACCACTGACGACACTGCCCCTGCGCAGGGCGATCCTGCTCGTCCTGAGAGAGAAGGCGGAGGTCGTCCACCAGGACGACGCGGGCGCGATACTGCACTCGGCGACGCGCTCCTACGACGTGCCGTCGGTCATCCGGCTCCGACGCTACATCAGCGTCCCCTACAGCCGCAGAGTGCCCCTCACCAGGGTCGCCCTCATGCGGCGCGACAGGCACACCTGCGGATACTGCGGCAAGAAGGCCGAGACCATCGACCACGTCATCCCGCGCAGCCGCGGCGGCGCCCACGTGTGGGAGAACGTGGTCGCCGCGTGCAAGCCGTGCAACCACCGCAAGGCCGACAAGTTCCTGGACGAACTCGGCTGGGAGCTGCACGTGACCCCCAAGGTGCCCAAGGGGCCCCACTGGCGCCTGATCAACGGTGACCTCCACGGCGACCCCCAGTGGGAGCCGTACATGGCCCACCTGGCCGCCTGA
- a CDS encoding prolyl oligopeptidase family serine peptidase gives MRELRYPQAARLDIIENLHGHTVGDPYRWLEDGDSAQTKEWAAAEDALYTEVSSRFTTRNWFADQVRSLLGAGSVGAPVWRGERRFFVRRTAEQEHGVLYVQDGDGPERVLVDPGALDPQGLTTLDAWKPDRSGALLAYQLSEGGDEESVLRVVDVASGDLVDGPVDRVRYSPIAWLPDSSAFYYVRRLPRDQVPEGEESYHRRVYLHRLGTPAEQDTLVFGEGRDKTEYFTPVVSRDGRWLVLLANRGTSAATDAWIADLSDGGLDAPRLVPFQEGVDASLYPHVGRDGRLYLFTDRDAPRGRLCVADPADPGYGNWTTLVPEDPEAVLEGYAVLDGPGMERPELLVSRSRHAVSEITRHALATGELLGGLDMPGLGTVTGLLERPEGGHEAWFGYTDNTHPSSVYRYDALSGEVSLWADAPGDIDLPDVRVEQVTYTSRDGTAVRMLVVSPQAPAEGPRPTILYGYGGFRISLTPAYSAVALAWVRAGGVYAIANLRGGLEEGEEWHRAGMFADKQNVFDDCAAAAEHLVATGVTDPGQLAVMGGSNGGLLVGAMVTQRPDLFTAAVCSAPLLDMVRYERFGLGQLWNVEYGTADDPEQLGWLLGYSPYHNVREGTRYPATLFTVFDNDTRVDPLHARKLCALMQHATGAAPEERPILLRRESEVGHSSRSVSRSVALNSEQLAFLAHYLGLRVD, from the coding sequence ATGCGTGAACTCCGCTACCCCCAGGCCGCACGGCTGGACATCATCGAGAACCTGCACGGTCACACGGTCGGTGACCCCTACCGGTGGTTGGAGGACGGCGATTCGGCGCAGACCAAGGAGTGGGCTGCCGCGGAGGACGCCCTGTACACCGAGGTCTCATCACGGTTCACCACAAGGAACTGGTTCGCCGACCAGGTGCGGTCCCTGCTGGGCGCCGGAAGCGTCGGGGCGCCCGTGTGGCGGGGTGAGCGCCGCTTCTTCGTCCGCCGCACCGCCGAACAGGAGCACGGTGTGCTCTACGTCCAGGACGGCGACGGCCCCGAGCGGGTGCTGGTGGACCCCGGGGCGCTCGACCCCCAGGGTCTGACCACACTGGACGCCTGGAAGCCCGACCGCTCCGGCGCGCTCCTGGCCTACCAGCTCTCCGAGGGCGGCGACGAGGAGTCGGTGCTGCGCGTCGTGGACGTGGCCAGCGGAGACCTGGTGGACGGACCCGTCGATCGGGTCCGGTACAGCCCGATCGCGTGGCTGCCCGACTCCTCCGCCTTCTACTACGTGCGCCGGCTCCCCCGGGACCAGGTGCCCGAGGGTGAGGAGAGCTACCACCGCCGCGTCTACCTGCACCGCCTGGGCACCCCCGCCGAGCAGGACACCCTGGTCTTCGGCGAGGGCCGCGACAAGACCGAGTACTTCACCCCGGTCGTGAGCCGGGACGGGCGCTGGCTGGTGCTGCTGGCCAACCGCGGCACCTCGGCGGCCACCGACGCGTGGATCGCCGACCTGTCCGACGGCGGCCTGGACGCGCCGCGCCTGGTCCCCTTCCAGGAGGGCGTGGACGCCTCCCTGTACCCGCACGTGGGCCGGGACGGGCGCCTGTACCTGTTCACCGACCGGGACGCCCCGCGCGGACGCCTGTGCGTGGCCGACCCCGCCGACCCCGGCTACGGGAACTGGACCACTCTGGTCCCGGAGGACCCCGAGGCGGTGCTGGAGGGGTACGCGGTCCTGGACGGCCCCGGGATGGAGCGGCCCGAACTGCTGGTCTCGCGCAGCCGCCACGCCGTCAGCGAGATCACCCGGCACGCCCTGGCCACCGGCGAACTCCTGGGCGGGCTGGACATGCCCGGCCTGGGCACCGTGACCGGGCTGCTCGAACGCCCCGAGGGCGGGCACGAGGCGTGGTTCGGCTACACCGACAACACCCACCCCTCGTCGGTGTACCGCTACGACGCGCTCTCGGGCGAGGTGTCGCTGTGGGCCGACGCCCCCGGTGACATCGACCTGCCCGACGTGCGGGTGGAGCAGGTCACCTACACCTCCCGAGACGGCACGGCGGTGCGCATGCTCGTGGTCTCGCCCCAGGCGCCCGCCGAAGGACCGCGGCCGACCATCCTGTACGGCTACGGGGGCTTTCGCATCTCCCTCACTCCCGCCTACTCGGCGGTGGCGCTGGCCTGGGTGCGCGCGGGCGGCGTGTACGCCATCGCCAACCTGCGCGGCGGACTGGAGGAGGGCGAGGAGTGGCACCGGGCGGGCATGTTCGCCGACAAGCAGAACGTCTTCGACGACTGCGCGGCGGCGGCCGAGCACCTGGTCGCCACCGGGGTGACCGACCCCGGGCAGCTGGCCGTCATGGGCGGCAGCAACGGCGGACTGCTGGTGGGGGCCATGGTCACGCAGCGGCCGGACCTGTTCACCGCCGCGGTCTGCTCGGCCCCGCTGCTGGACATGGTCCGCTACGAGCGGTTCGGACTGGGCCAGTTGTGGAACGTCGAGTACGGCACCGCCGACGACCCCGAGCAGCTGGGGTGGCTGCTGGGGTACTCGCCCTACCACAACGTGCGCGAGGGCACCCGCTACCCGGCGACGCTGTTCACCGTGTTCGACAACGACACCCGCGTGGACCCGCTGCACGCGCGCAAGCTGTGCGCGCTGATGCAGCACGCCACGGGGGCCGCGCCCGAGGAGCGGCCGATCCTGCTGCGCCGGGAGTCGGAGGTGGGCCACAGCTCGCGGTCGGTGAGCCGCAGTGTGGCGCTCAACTCCGAGCAGCTGGCCTTCCTCGCCCACTACCTGGGGCTCCGCGTGGACTGA
- a CDS encoding acyl-CoA thioesterase, giving the protein MTQTETGAADTRTAEPRRHVHLAQVRYADLDPQHHVNNVRMLTYLEDARVSFLRYGGAVEGDEVFGAMVVARQEADYAAPLLPRSEPVRVELWVTEVRNASFTLAYEIRDETTVYLRARTVLVGFDVPTQRARRLNEVERAFLADYA; this is encoded by the coding sequence GTGACACAGACCGAGACCGGAGCCGCCGACACCCGGACGGCCGAGCCCCGGAGGCACGTGCACCTCGCGCAGGTCCGCTACGCCGACCTCGACCCGCAGCACCACGTCAACAACGTGCGGATGCTGACCTACCTGGAGGACGCCCGGGTGTCCTTCCTGCGCTACGGCGGTGCCGTCGAGGGCGACGAGGTCTTCGGCGCCATGGTGGTGGCCCGCCAGGAGGCGGACTACGCGGCCCCGCTGCTGCCCCGCTCCGAGCCGGTGCGCGTGGAGCTGTGGGTGACCGAGGTGCGCAACGCCAGCTTCACGCTGGCCTACGAGATCCGGGACGAGACCACGGTGTACCTGCGGGCCAGGACGGTGCTGGTCGGCTTCGACGTGCCCACGCAGCGCGCCCGGCGGCTCAACGAGGTCGAGCGCGCCTTCCTCGCCGACTACGCCTGA
- a CDS encoding globin: MTSARDSQQSAGDEPVQMTFYEAVGGEETFTRLVRRFYEGVADDPVLRPMYPEEDLGPAEERLRLFLIQYWGGPRTYNEQRGHPRLRMRHVPFRIGVAERDLWLTHMRAAVDSLDLHEALERQLWEYMVMAAHSMVNVPEETTAPEVANPTRVSVSAKGDDGDDGEAVTISLK; encoded by the coding sequence ATGACTTCCGCGCGCGATTCCCAGCAGAGCGCGGGCGACGAGCCCGTGCAGATGACGTTCTACGAGGCCGTGGGCGGTGAGGAGACCTTCACCCGCCTGGTCCGCCGCTTCTACGAGGGGGTGGCCGACGACCCCGTGCTGCGGCCCATGTACCCCGAGGAGGACCTCGGCCCCGCCGAGGAGCGCCTGCGCCTGTTCCTCATCCAGTACTGGGGCGGCCCCCGCACCTACAACGAGCAGCGTGGCCACCCCCGGCTGCGCATGCGGCACGTGCCGTTCCGCATCGGCGTCGCCGAGCGCGACCTGTGGCTCACGCACATGCGCGCCGCCGTGGACTCCCTGGACCTGCACGAAGCCCTGGAGCGCCAGCTCTGGGAGTACATGGTCATGGCGGCGCACAGCATGGTCAACGTGCCCGAGGAGACCACCGCTCCCGAGGTCGCCAACCCGACCCGGGTCTCGGTGTCCGCCAAGGGCGACGACGGGGACGACGGCGAGGCCGTCACCATCTCCCTCAAGTGA
- the ettA gene encoding energy-dependent translational throttle protein EttA, which translates to MPEYIYTMNNVRKAHGDKVVLDNVSGSFLPGAKIGVVGPNGAGKSTLLKIMAGIEQPSNGEARLMPGFTVGLLAQEPHLDPDKTVLENVEDGVAETKAMLTRFNEIAEQMATDYSDDLLEEMGKLQEQLDHRGAWDLDSQLEQAMDALRCPPGDASVTQLSGGEKRRVALCKLLLEQPDLLLLDEPTNHLDAESVNWLEQHLAKYPGTIIAITHDRYFLDHVATWILELDRGQFYPYEGNYSVYLETKQARLKVEGQKDAKKAKRLKDELEWVRSNAKARQTKSKARLQRYEEMAAEADKTRKLDFEEIQIPPGPRLGNTVVEVKNLTKGFGDRVLIEDLSFSLPPNGIVGVIGPNGVGKTTLFKMIVGEETPDQGRINVGETVEISYVDQYRGRIDDTKNVWETVSDGETFIQVGKVEIPSRAYVAAFGFKGSDQQKPSGVLSGGERNRVNLALTLKQGGNLLLLDEPTNDLDVETLGSLENALLDFPGCAVITSHDRWFLDRVATHILAWEGDANWYWFEGNFESYEKNKVERLGPDAARPHAVTHRKLTRD; encoded by the coding sequence ATGCCGGAGTACATCTACACCATGAACAACGTGCGCAAGGCGCACGGCGACAAAGTCGTCCTGGACAACGTTTCGGGGTCGTTCCTGCCCGGAGCCAAGATCGGCGTCGTGGGCCCCAACGGTGCGGGTAAGTCGACGCTTCTGAAGATCATGGCCGGCATCGAGCAGCCGTCCAACGGCGAGGCGAGGCTCATGCCCGGTTTCACCGTCGGACTGCTCGCGCAGGAACCCCACCTCGACCCGGACAAGACCGTCCTGGAGAACGTCGAGGACGGCGTCGCCGAGACCAAGGCGATGCTGACCCGCTTCAACGAGATCGCCGAGCAGATGGCGACGGACTACTCCGACGACCTGCTCGAGGAGATGGGCAAGCTCCAGGAGCAGCTCGACCACCGGGGCGCCTGGGACCTGGACAGCCAGCTGGAGCAGGCGATGGACGCGCTGCGCTGCCCGCCCGGCGACGCCTCCGTCACCCAGCTCTCCGGTGGCGAGAAGCGCCGCGTGGCCCTGTGCAAGCTCCTGCTGGAGCAGCCCGACCTGCTGCTGCTCGACGAGCCCACCAACCACCTCGACGCCGAGAGTGTGAACTGGCTGGAGCAGCACCTGGCCAAGTACCCGGGCACCATCATCGCGATCACACACGACAGGTACTTCCTGGACCACGTCGCCACGTGGATCCTGGAGCTGGACCGGGGCCAGTTCTACCCCTACGAGGGCAACTACAGCGTCTACCTGGAGACTAAGCAGGCCCGCCTGAAGGTCGAGGGGCAAAAGGACGCCAAGAAGGCCAAGCGGCTCAAGGACGAGCTGGAGTGGGTCCGCTCCAACGCCAAGGCCCGCCAGACCAAGAGCAAGGCCCGCCTCCAGCGCTACGAGGAGATGGCCGCCGAGGCCGACAAGACCCGCAAGCTGGACTTCGAGGAGATCCAGATCCCGCCGGGCCCGCGCCTGGGCAACACCGTGGTCGAGGTCAAGAACCTCACCAAGGGCTTCGGCGACCGCGTGCTCATCGAGGACCTGAGCTTCTCGCTGCCGCCCAACGGCATCGTCGGCGTCATCGGCCCCAACGGTGTCGGCAAGACGACGCTGTTCAAGATGATCGTCGGCGAGGAGACCCCCGACCAGGGCAGGATCAACGTCGGCGAGACCGTCGAGATCTCCTACGTCGACCAGTACCGCGGCCGCATCGACGACACCAAGAACGTCTGGGAGACCGTCTCCGACGGCGAGACCTTCATCCAGGTCGGCAAGGTCGAGATCCCCAGCCGCGCCTACGTCGCCGCGTTCGGCTTCAAGGGCTCCGACCAGCAGAAGCCGTCCGGTGTGCTCTCCGGCGGTGAGCGCAACCGCGTGAACCTGGCGCTCACCCTCAAGCAGGGCGGCAACCTGCTGCTCCTGGACGAGCCCACCAACGACCTGGACGTGGAGACCCTCGGCTCGCTGGAGAACGCGCTGCTGGACTTCCCCGGCTGCGCCGTGATCACCTCCCACGACCGCTGGTTCCTCGACCGCGTCGCCACGCACATCCTCGCGTGGGAGGGCGACGCCAACTGGTACTGGTTCGAGGGCAACTTCGAGTCCTACGAGAAGAACAAGGTCGAGCGCCTGGGCCCGGACGCCGCGCGCCCGCACGCGGTCACCCACCGCAAGCTCACCCGCGACTGA